One region of Vigna angularis cultivar LongXiaoDou No.4 chromosome 10, ASM1680809v1, whole genome shotgun sequence genomic DNA includes:
- the LOC108336026 gene encoding chalcone synthase 17, with protein MVSVSEIRQAQRAEGPATILAIGTATPPNCVDQSTYPDYYFRITNSEHMTDLKEKFQRMCDKSMIKKRYMHVTEEILKENPNMSAYMAPSLDARQDIVVVEVPKLGKEAAVKAIKEWGQPKSKITHLIFCTTSGVDMPGADYQLTKLLGLRPYVKRYMMYQQGCFAGGTVLRLAKDLAENNKGARVLVVCSEITAVTFRGPSDTHLDSLVGQALFGDGAAAVIVGSDPVPQIEKPLFELVWTAQTIAPDSDGAIDGHLREVGLTFHLLKDVPGIVSKNIGKALSEAFDPLNISDYNSIFWIAHPGGPAILDQVEQKLGLKPEKMKATRDVLSEYGNMSSACVLFILDEMRRKSAENGLKTTGEGLEWGVLFGFGPGLTIETVVLHSVAT; from the exons ATGGTGAGTGTGTCCGAAATCCGCCAGGCTCAAAGGGCAGAAGGCCCTGCAACCATCCTTGCCATTGGAACTGCAACCCCACCAAACTGCGTTGATCAGAGCACCTATCCCGACTACTACTTCAGAATCACAAACAGCGAGCACATGACCGATCTCAAGGAGAAGTTCCAGCGCATGT GCGACAAGTCGATGATCAAGAAGAGATACATGCACGTGACGGAGGAGATCCTGAAGGAGAATCCGAACATGAGTGCTTACATGGCACCTTCTTTGGATGCGAGGCAAGACATAGTGGTGGTAGAGGTACCAAAGCTAGGGAAAGAGGCTGCAGTGAAGGCCATAAAGGAGTGGGGCCAACCAAAGTCCAAGATTACACATTTGATCTTTTGCACTACCAGTGGCGTCGACATGCCTGGTGCTGATTACCAGCTCACCAAACTCTTGGGACTTCGCCCCTATGTGAAGAGGTACATGATGTACCAACAGGGGTGCTTTGCAGGAGGCACGGTTCTTCGATTGGCCAAGGATTTGGCTGAGAACAACAAGGGTGCTCGTGTGCTTGTCGTGTGTTCTGAGATCACTGCAGTTACGTTCCGTGGCCCAAGTGACACTCACCTAGACAGCCTTGTGGGACAGGCACTGTTTGGAGATGGAGCAGCTGCAGTGATTGTTGGTTCTGACCCAGTTCCACAGATTGAGAAGCCATTGTTTGAGCTGGTTTGGACTGCACAGACCATTGCTCCGGACAGTGATGGTGCCATTGATGGCCACCTTCGTGAAGTTGGACTAACGTTTCACCTCCTTAAGGATGTTCCTGGGATTGTCTCAAAGAACATTGGGAAGGCACTTTCTGAGGCCTTCGACCCATTGAACATCTCTGATTACAATTCCATCTTCTGGATTGCACACCCTGGTGGTCCTGCAATTCTTGACCAAGTTGAGCAAAAGTTGGGTCTGAAACCTGAAAAGATGAAGGCCACGAGAGATGTGCTTAGTGAGTATGGGAACATGTCAAGTGCATGTGTGCTTTTCATCTTGGATGAGATGAGGAGGAAATCTGCTGAAAATGGACTCAAAACCACAGGTGAAGGACTTGAATGGGgtgttttgtttggttttggACCTGGACTTACCATTGAGACCGTCGTTCTCCACAGCGTTGCAACATAA